From Actinomyces sp. oral taxon 171 str. F0337, one genomic window encodes:
- a CDS encoding phosphoglycerate kinase — protein sequence MKTIESLGDLKGKRVLVRSDFNVPLDADKNITDDGRIQAALPTLRTLLDAGAKVIITAHLGRPKGQVNPDYSLAPVANRLAEVTGVKVTLAEDTVGESAKAAVAAAGDGDIVLLENVRFNAAETSKDDAEREAFASELAALADVFVSDGFGVVHRKQASVYDVAKLLPSAAGLLVVKEIESLGRAVNDPERPYAVVLGGSKVSDKLGVISNLLGKADRLLIGGGMAYTFLAAQGYEVGTSLLEKDQIDTVKGYLETAKANGVELLLPVDTVVAPAFAADAPATVVPADGLPADQMGLDIGPETRQLFADAIATSKTVVWNGPMGVFEFPAFAEGTKAVAKAISESDAFSVIGGGDSAAAVRTLGFDEATFSHISTGGGASLELLEGKTLPGIAVLND from the coding sequence ATGAAGACCATCGAGTCCCTGGGCGACCTCAAGGGCAAGCGAGTCCTGGTCCGCTCCGACTTCAACGTGCCGCTGGACGCCGACAAGAACATCACCGACGACGGCCGCATCCAGGCCGCTCTGCCCACCCTGCGCACCCTGCTCGACGCCGGCGCCAAGGTGATCATCACCGCCCACCTGGGACGTCCCAAGGGGCAGGTCAACCCCGACTACTCCCTGGCTCCTGTCGCCAATCGCCTTGCCGAGGTCACCGGCGTCAAGGTGACCCTCGCTGAAGACACCGTGGGCGAGTCCGCCAAGGCCGCCGTCGCCGCTGCCGGTGACGGCGATATCGTCCTGCTGGAGAACGTACGCTTCAACGCCGCTGAGACCTCTAAGGACGACGCCGAACGCGAGGCCTTCGCCTCCGAGCTCGCCGCTCTGGCCGACGTCTTCGTCTCCGACGGCTTCGGCGTCGTGCACCGCAAGCAGGCCTCCGTCTACGACGTCGCCAAGCTGCTGCCCTCCGCTGCCGGCCTGCTCGTCGTCAAGGAGATCGAGTCCCTGGGACGCGCCGTCAACGACCCTGAGCGCCCTTACGCCGTGGTGCTCGGTGGCTCCAAGGTCTCCGACAAGCTCGGCGTCATCTCCAACCTGCTGGGCAAGGCCGATCGTCTCCTCATCGGCGGCGGCATGGCCTACACCTTCCTGGCCGCCCAGGGCTATGAGGTGGGCACCTCCCTGCTGGAGAAGGACCAGATCGACACTGTCAAGGGCTACCTGGAGACCGCCAAGGCCAATGGCGTCGAGCTGCTGCTGCCCGTCGACACCGTCGTGGCCCCCGCCTTCGCTGCGGACGCCCCGGCCACAGTGGTGCCCGCCGACGGGCTGCCCGCCGACCAGATGGGTCTGGACATCGGACCCGAGACGCGACAGCTGTTCGCCGACGCCATCGCCACCTCCAAGACCGTGGTGTGGAACGGCCCCATGGGCGTCTTCGAGTTCCCGGCCTTCGCCGAGGGCACCAAGGCAGTGGCCAAGGCGATCTCCGAGTCCGACGCCTTCTCCGTCATCGGCGGTGGCGACTCCGCCGCCGCCGTGCGCACGCTCGGCTTCGATGAGGCAACGTTCTCCCACATCTCCACCGGCGGCGGCGCCTCCCTCGAGCTTCTCGAAGGCAAGACCCTGCCCGGTATCGCAGTGCTCAACGACTGA
- the tpiA gene encoding triose-phosphate isomerase: MSNRTPLMAGNWKMNLDHLEANHLVQGLAMELKDRDHDYSKCEVLVIPPFTAIRTVQTIVEADSLSIKYGAQDVSIHDNGAYTGEISTEMLTKLGVSYVVMGHSERREYHGESDALVGAKARKVLDAGMTPILCCGEALEIRKAGTHVDFVLGQIRAALEGWSGEDVAKIVIAYEPIWAIGTGETATAEDAQEVCGAIREALRADYGDATADATRILYGGSAKPDNIKELMAQPDVDGALVGGASLKADSFAAMAGFYA, encoded by the coding sequence ATGAGTAACCGCACCCCGCTCATGGCGGGCAACTGGAAGATGAACCTCGACCACCTCGAGGCCAACCACCTCGTCCAGGGCCTGGCCATGGAGCTCAAGGACCGCGACCACGACTACTCCAAGTGCGAGGTCCTCGTGATCCCGCCCTTCACGGCCATCCGCACCGTGCAGACCATCGTCGAGGCCGACTCTCTGAGCATCAAGTACGGCGCTCAGGACGTCTCCATCCACGACAACGGCGCCTACACCGGTGAGATCTCCACCGAGATGCTCACCAAGCTCGGCGTCAGCTACGTGGTCATGGGCCACTCCGAGCGTCGTGAGTACCACGGCGAGTCCGACGCCCTTGTAGGCGCCAAGGCCCGCAAGGTGCTCGACGCCGGCATGACCCCCATCCTGTGCTGCGGCGAGGCCCTCGAGATCCGCAAGGCGGGTACCCACGTCGACTTCGTCCTGGGGCAGATCCGCGCCGCCCTCGAGGGATGGAGCGGGGAGGACGTCGCCAAGATCGTCATCGCCTACGAGCCCATCTGGGCCATCGGCACCGGCGAGACCGCCACCGCCGAGGACGCCCAGGAGGTGTGCGGAGCGATCCGCGAGGCCCTGCGCGCCGACTACGGTGACGCCACCGCGGACGCCACCCGTATCCTCTACGGCGGTTCCGCCAAGCCCGACAACATCAAGGAGCTCATGGCCCAGCCCGACGTCGACGGCGCGCTCGTCGGCGGAGCCTCCCTCAAGGCGGATTCCTTCGCCGCCATGGCGGGCTTCTACGCCTGA
- the secG gene encoding preprotein translocase subunit SecG yields the protein MNIVRIVLQVLLVLSSFFLIMSILLHKGKGGGLSDMFGGGISSSAGSSGVAERNLDRITVAVAVIWTITIVGLGLVAKLG from the coding sequence GTGAACATAGTGCGTATCGTCCTTCAGGTGCTGCTCGTCCTCTCGAGCTTCTTCCTCATCATGTCGATCCTCCTTCACAAGGGCAAGGGCGGCGGTCTGTCGGACATGTTCGGTGGCGGTATCTCCTCGTCGGCCGGTTCCTCCGGCGTGGCCGAGCGCAACCTTGACCGCATCACGGTGGCGGTGGCCGTCATCTGGACGATCACGATCGTCGGGCTCGGCCTGGTCGCCAAGCTCGGCTGA
- the xerD gene encoding site-specific tyrosine recombinase XerD, translating into MDRGLRGYLAHLRVERGLSPHTLSAYERDLSRYLRYLRSAGISAPQEVNRNDVAGFLEVLRTGSDGARPLASSSASRTVTAVRGWHKFLMAEGTTSEDPSATVRPPQPGRRLPKALGIDEVRLLLEAAGVDDSPVSLRDRALLEVLYATGARISEAVGLVIDDLDTDSRLLRLFGKGRKERVVPMGTYAWEALDAYLVRGRPVLAEKGRGVPQVFLNTLGRPLSRQSAWAVLQQAAERAGLIGVDSADRRRISPHTLRHSFATHLLAGGADVRVVQEMLGHASVTTTQIYTKVTVDHLREVYATSHPRALA; encoded by the coding sequence CTGGACCGGGGGCTACGCGGCTACCTCGCCCACCTGCGTGTCGAGCGCGGGCTGAGCCCCCACACCCTGAGTGCCTACGAGCGCGACCTCAGCCGCTACCTGCGTTACCTGAGAAGCGCCGGCATCTCAGCCCCGCAGGAGGTCAACCGCAACGACGTGGCCGGCTTCCTCGAGGTCCTGCGCACCGGATCCGACGGTGCCCGCCCACTGGCGTCGTCGTCGGCATCCAGAACCGTCACGGCAGTGCGCGGCTGGCACAAGTTCCTCATGGCCGAGGGCACCACCTCCGAGGACCCCTCGGCCACCGTGCGTCCTCCCCAGCCCGGAAGACGCCTGCCCAAGGCCTTAGGGATTGACGAGGTCCGCCTCCTGCTGGAGGCCGCCGGCGTCGACGACTCCCCGGTGAGCCTGCGCGATCGGGCCCTGCTCGAGGTCCTCTATGCCACCGGCGCCCGCATCTCCGAGGCAGTGGGGCTCGTCATCGACGACCTCGACACCGACTCCCGGCTGCTGCGGCTGTTCGGCAAAGGACGCAAGGAGCGTGTGGTCCCCATGGGGACCTACGCCTGGGAGGCGCTGGACGCCTACCTGGTGCGAGGTCGGCCGGTCCTGGCCGAGAAGGGCAGGGGAGTGCCGCAGGTCTTCCTCAACACCCTGGGCAGGCCCCTGAGCCGACAGAGCGCCTGGGCCGTCCTGCAGCAGGCCGCTGAACGGGCCGGGCTCATCGGGGTGGACTCCGCTGATCGGCGACGCATCTCCCCCCACACCCTGCGCCACTCCTTCGCCACGCATCTGCTGGCAGGAGGGGCCGACGTCCGGGTTGTCCAGGAGATGCTCGGACACGCCTCGGTCACCACCACCCAGATCTACACGAAGGTCACCGTCGACCATCTGCGGGAGGTCTACGCCACCAGTCACCCGCGGGCTCTGGCCTGA
- a CDS encoding ParA family protein translates to MNDSIQPGLIDNPGTDESEEKDFPVPAPLESHGPARVISMCNQKGGVGKTTTTINLGAAMAELGRKVLIVDFDPQGAASAGLGINAHELDSTIYDLLVASRPDIRAVIHETTVEGLDIVPANIDLSAAEVQLVNEVAREQALKRVLRPVLDEYDVILVDCQPSLGLLTINALTASHGVIIPLETEFFALRGVALLVETVERVKDRLNATLEIDGILATMVDSRTLHSREVLERLEQAFGEQLFDTRIRRTIKFPDASVANEPITSYAPSHPGADAYRRLAREVIARGDVA, encoded by the coding sequence GTGAATGACTCCATCCAGCCAGGCCTGATCGACAACCCCGGCACCGACGAGAGCGAGGAGAAGGACTTCCCCGTTCCCGCGCCGCTGGAGTCGCACGGACCCGCTCGGGTCATCTCCATGTGCAACCAGAAGGGCGGCGTCGGAAAGACCACGACGACGATCAACCTTGGTGCGGCGATGGCCGAGCTGGGACGCAAGGTCCTCATCGTCGACTTCGACCCCCAGGGAGCGGCTTCGGCCGGCCTGGGCATCAACGCGCACGAGCTCGACTCCACCATCTACGACCTGCTCGTCGCCAGTCGTCCGGACATTCGCGCGGTCATCCATGAGACCACGGTGGAGGGACTGGACATCGTCCCCGCCAATATCGACCTGTCCGCCGCCGAGGTCCAGCTCGTCAACGAGGTCGCCCGCGAGCAGGCCCTCAAGCGGGTGCTGCGTCCAGTGCTCGACGAGTACGACGTGATCCTCGTGGACTGCCAGCCCTCGCTCGGGCTGCTGACCATCAACGCCCTGACCGCCTCCCACGGCGTCATCATCCCGCTGGAGACCGAGTTCTTCGCCCTGCGCGGGGTGGCGCTCCTGGTGGAGACCGTCGAGCGGGTCAAGGACCGTCTCAACGCCACTCTGGAGATCGACGGCATTCTCGCCACCATGGTGGACTCCCGCACCCTGCACTCAAGGGAGGTGCTCGAGCGCCTGGAGCAGGCCTTCGGTGAGCAGCTCTTCGACACTCGCATCCGGCGCACGATCAAGTTCCCGGACGCCTCCGTGGCCAATGAGCCGATCACCAGCTACGCGCCCTCCCACCCCGGTGCGGATGCCTACCGCCGGCTGGCCCGCGAGGTCATCGCCCGCGGCGATGTCGCCTGA
- a CDS encoding segregation and condensation protein A, whose translation MSPEPEEQGPPRLPGFSVTLPQFEGPFDLLLSLIARKRLDVTELALAEVTDDFIAHMRSDWDLGRASEFIVVASTLLALKAHRLLPHDEDEEEPDLELLEARDLLFARLLQYRAFKEAAAAFRHRAETSARSHPRIVALEPHLVALLPRLVATITPEELTRLAVGAFTRPTDPGVQTVHLHERVPVGEQLNLIALRLRRHGTLTFAQIIEDAERTAVVVARFLALLILHRQGSAELDQPEAMGEITVTWCGGQDDLTGMMTSKNLTELEEEFA comes from the coding sequence ATGTCGCCTGAGCCGGAGGAGCAGGGGCCGCCCCGGTTGCCCGGATTCAGTGTCACGCTGCCCCAGTTCGAGGGTCCCTTCGACCTGCTTCTGAGCCTCATCGCCCGCAAACGGCTCGACGTCACCGAGCTGGCGCTGGCCGAGGTGACCGACGACTTCATCGCCCATATGCGCTCGGACTGGGACCTGGGGCGCGCATCGGAGTTCATCGTCGTGGCCTCCACCCTCCTGGCTCTCAAGGCACACCGTCTTCTGCCTCATGACGAGGATGAGGAGGAGCCCGACCTCGAGCTGCTCGAGGCCCGTGACCTGCTCTTCGCCCGGCTCCTGCAGTACCGGGCCTTCAAGGAGGCCGCAGCGGCTTTTCGCCACCGGGCGGAGACCTCCGCACGCAGCCACCCCCGCATCGTCGCCCTGGAACCGCATCTGGTGGCGTTGCTGCCCAGGCTCGTGGCCACCATCACTCCAGAGGAACTAACGCGGCTGGCGGTCGGAGCCTTCACCCGTCCCACGGATCCGGGTGTCCAGACCGTCCACCTTCACGAGCGGGTACCGGTCGGGGAACAGCTGAACCTCATCGCCCTCAGGCTGCGCCGTCACGGAACCCTGACCTTCGCCCAGATCATTGAGGACGCCGAGCGTACCGCCGTCGTGGTGGCTCGGTTCCTGGCTCTGCTCATTCTCCACCGGCAGGGCAGCGCTGAGCTGGACCAGCCCGAGGCCATGGGCGAGATCACCGTGACCTGGTGCGGCGGCCAGGACGATCTGACCGGCATGATGACCTCCAAGAACCTCACTGAGCTCGAGGAGGAATTCGCATGA
- the scpB gene encoding SMC-Scp complex subunit ScpB: protein MSEAAEPQLRSAAEAILIVADEPVTTTAIAEALGVEESVCEELLEGLAAEYRGEAPGSRPHGFLLRRAAGGWRFASVPEHADLVEQFIIGGATARLSQAALETLAVVAYRQPVTRGRVAEIRGVNVDGVMRTLHARSLIEEAGAETSGAILYRTTGEFLEYLGIDSLDELPPLAPYLPRVEALGEIVEQADEMAGRRTP from the coding sequence ATGAGCGAGGCCGCAGAGCCTCAGCTGCGCAGCGCCGCTGAGGCCATCCTCATTGTCGCCGACGAACCGGTGACCACCACTGCGATCGCCGAGGCCCTCGGCGTTGAGGAGAGCGTCTGCGAGGAGCTGCTCGAGGGCCTGGCTGCCGAGTACCGGGGAGAGGCACCCGGCAGCCGGCCTCACGGATTCCTTCTACGACGTGCGGCGGGCGGGTGGCGCTTCGCCTCCGTGCCCGAGCACGCCGACCTCGTCGAGCAGTTCATCATCGGTGGCGCCACCGCACGGCTGAGCCAGGCCGCTCTGGAGACCCTGGCCGTCGTCGCCTACAGGCAGCCGGTCACCCGGGGGCGCGTCGCGGAGATCCGTGGTGTCAATGTCGACGGTGTCATGCGCACCCTGCACGCCCGCAGCCTCATCGAGGAGGCCGGCGCCGAGACCTCCGGTGCGATCCTGTACCGGACCACGGGAGAGTTCCTGGAGTACCTGGGAATCGACTCCCTCGACGAGCTACCACCCTTGGCTCCCTACCTTCCCCGTGTTGAGGCACTGGGGGAGATCGTCGAGCAGGCCGATGAGATGGCCGGTAGGAGGACCCCATGA
- a CDS encoding pseudouridine synthase, with amino-acid sequence MTPRNRHARTESVPHSDFGAQEFYDEDDLEELDEKTDAGDLAAFDAEAIDEDEESHLLAMRERATKGGRDDPHVASGQRLQKVLAHAGVASRRACEQLIADGRVSVDGITVTEAGVRVDPLTQEIRLDGSRILTNPELITLMLHKPAGVVTTMDDPEGRPTVAQYGRDYLAEHPELPDSLRLVHVGRLDTETEGLLLLSNDGELSHRLMHPSFEIAKTYVAIVEGQVEPWVPRKLRRGIELEDGEAKADRVTVKDSGPRGSIVEITLHSGKNRIVRRMLDAVGHPVTRLARTRLGPLRLGNLRPGETRPLSGEEIAALQQEVGL; translated from the coding sequence ATGACCCCGAGGAACCGCCATGCCCGAACCGAGTCCGTACCCCACAGCGACTTCGGGGCGCAGGAGTTCTACGACGAGGACGACCTCGAGGAGCTGGACGAGAAGACCGACGCCGGCGACCTGGCCGCCTTCGACGCCGAGGCCATCGACGAGGACGAGGAGTCCCATCTGCTCGCCATGCGTGAGCGCGCCACCAAGGGCGGCCGGGACGACCCACACGTCGCCTCCGGACAGCGGCTGCAGAAGGTCCTCGCCCACGCAGGGGTCGCCTCGCGCCGCGCCTGCGAGCAGCTCATCGCCGATGGCCGCGTCAGCGTCGACGGCATCACTGTCACCGAGGCGGGCGTCAGAGTGGACCCGCTGACACAGGAGATCCGCCTCGACGGCAGCCGGATCCTCACCAACCCCGAGCTCATCACCCTCATGCTCCACAAGCCGGCCGGGGTCGTCACCACCATGGATGACCCCGAGGGCCGTCCGACCGTGGCCCAGTACGGACGCGACTACCTGGCCGAGCACCCCGAGCTGCCCGACTCACTGCGCTTGGTGCACGTCGGCCGCCTCGACACCGAGACCGAGGGACTGCTCCTGCTGTCCAACGACGGCGAGCTCTCCCACAGGCTCATGCACCCCAGCTTCGAGATCGCCAAGACCTATGTCGCCATCGTCGAGGGGCAGGTCGAGCCCTGGGTCCCGCGCAAGCTGCGGCGCGGCATCGAGCTGGAGGACGGTGAGGCCAAGGCGGACCGGGTCACCGTCAAGGACTCCGGGCCACGCGGCTCCATCGTCGAGATCACCCTCCACTCCGGCAAGAACCGCATCGTGCGACGCATGCTGGACGCCGTCGGCCACCCGGTGACGCGTCTGGCGCGCACCAGGCTGGGACCTCTGCGGCTGGGTAACCTGCGCCCCGGTGAGACCCGCCCCCTCAGCGGCGAGGAGATCGCCGCGCTGCAGCAGGAGGTCGGTCTGTGA
- a CDS encoding prephenate dehydrogenase, whose product MSTPEPPTSVSTRGPVLIVGTGLLGTSLALALRAAGVEVQLSDTSPTSLALARDMGAGTLHGKDSPEPRVIVVATPPDVTADVVVAQLSAHPSAVVTDVASVKERVVNEVRDRARAEARRYVGSHPMAGRECSGAGAADSDLFAGRPWVVVGQDSDPQAELVVRNLAVDVGASPVRMGAAEHDAAVAAVSHMPQLVSSLVAARLEGLGEGTLALSGQGLRDVTRIAASDPRLWSAIIVGNAGPVVDLLRRISDDLGALITGIEAATYDPDGPEYAGPGAARVVAPGAVGAVTDIMTRGNAGRARIPGKHGGAPRRYTEVQVLVPDAAGELGRLFSDVGAAGVNIEDFSLEHSAGQSAGIALISVLPAVARRLEEALDAQGWRVVAV is encoded by the coding sequence GTGAGCACGCCCGAGCCGCCGACGTCGGTGTCCACGCGTGGACCGGTGCTCATCGTTGGTACAGGACTGCTGGGAACCTCGCTCGCCCTGGCGCTGCGGGCGGCGGGTGTCGAGGTCCAGCTCTCCGACACCTCACCCACGTCCCTGGCCCTGGCCCGCGACATGGGTGCGGGAACGCTCCACGGGAAGGACAGCCCCGAGCCGCGGGTCATCGTCGTGGCCACGCCCCCCGACGTGACCGCCGACGTCGTCGTCGCGCAGCTGAGTGCCCACCCGAGTGCGGTGGTCACTGACGTCGCCTCGGTCAAGGAACGGGTCGTCAATGAGGTCCGTGACCGGGCGAGAGCCGAGGCGCGCAGGTACGTCGGCTCCCACCCGATGGCGGGTCGGGAGTGCTCGGGCGCCGGCGCCGCCGACTCCGACCTCTTCGCCGGGCGTCCCTGGGTGGTCGTCGGTCAGGACTCGGATCCGCAGGCGGAGCTGGTCGTCAGGAACCTGGCGGTCGATGTGGGCGCCAGCCCGGTGCGCATGGGTGCGGCGGAGCACGACGCCGCCGTCGCCGCCGTCTCCCACATGCCCCAGCTCGTCTCCTCATTGGTGGCCGCTCGCCTGGAGGGGCTGGGGGAGGGGACTCTGGCCCTGTCGGGGCAAGGTCTTCGTGACGTCACCCGGATCGCGGCCTCGGACCCCAGGCTGTGGTCGGCCATCATCGTGGGTAATGCCGGGCCCGTGGTCGACCTGCTGCGCCGGATCAGTGATGACCTGGGTGCACTGATCACGGGGATCGAAGCGGCCACCTACGATCCGGACGGCCCGGAGTATGCAGGCCCGGGAGCGGCACGTGTCGTCGCTCCCGGGGCCGTCGGCGCGGTCACCGACATCATGACTCGGGGAAACGCCGGCCGGGCACGTATTCCCGGAAAGCACGGCGGGGCGCCGCGTCGCTACACCGAGGTCCAGGTCCTGGTGCCCGACGCCGCCGGCGAGCTGGGCCGGCTCTTCTCCGACGTCGGCGCCGCCGGCGTCAACATCGAGGACTTCTCCCTGGAGCACTCCGCCGGGCAGAGCGCCGGCATCGCCCTCATCTCCGTCCTTCCTGCGGTCGCCCGACGGCTGGAGGAGGCGCTGGACGCCCAGGGCTGGCGCGTCGTCGCGGTCTGA
- the der gene encoding bifunctional cytidylate kinase/GTPase Der, with protein MGIVVAIDGPSGSGKSTVSRRVAATLGLAYLDTGAMYRAAAWWCEREGIGLEDEAAVAEAVAAMPLHMGLDPEHPTFTVDGTDVSTAIRDPHIATVVSKVATNLEVRAELARRQREIIRFEATGHTGSFSEGAGIVAEGRDITTVIAPDADARLLVTASEEARLARRAGDLEAGGKQVDATALRDQVVRRDRDDATVSQFLTAPEGVTLVDTSEMTLEQSVERVLDLVEEAADAAAQRDAEEDLRAQAMRAGLADYELDEEDLALLEADGGLPTGDSVEPGLPVLAVVGRPNVGKSTLVNRVLGRREAVVQDTPGVTRDRVSYPAEWAGRRFTIVDTGGWEVDVAGLDAAVATQAEIAVEMADAVLLVVDAQVGITETDARVVRMLRRSGKPVVLAANKVDSPAQEGDAAALWNLGLGEPFPVSALHGRGSGEVLDAVMEILPEVSAVAAAAPEGDLHRIALVGRPNVGKSSLLNSIAGRERVVVNETAGTTRDPVDEIIELDGRQWVFVDTAGIRRRVKQSRGADYYAVLRTQGAIDNAEVAVVLLDASEPISEQDVRVVQQAVDAGRALVLVNNKWDLVDEERQKMLLWEVEHDLAHVSWAPHINLAARTGWHTNRLVRALDAALEGWTTRVPTGRLNGFLGQLQSATPHPVRGGKQPRILFATQVQVAPPRIVIFTTGFLDAGYRRFIERRLREEFGFTGTPIQIGVRVREKRQRR; from the coding sequence ATGGGAATCGTCGTAGCGATCGACGGACCAAGCGGATCGGGCAAGTCCACCGTGTCGCGGCGCGTCGCCGCCACGCTCGGACTGGCCTACCTGGACACCGGTGCCATGTACCGGGCCGCCGCCTGGTGGTGCGAGCGCGAGGGGATCGGCCTGGAGGACGAGGCCGCCGTCGCCGAGGCCGTCGCCGCGATGCCCCTGCACATGGGGCTGGATCCCGAGCACCCCACCTTCACCGTGGACGGCACGGACGTATCGACCGCGATCCGTGACCCGCACATCGCCACCGTCGTCTCGAAGGTCGCCACCAACCTCGAGGTGCGCGCCGAGCTGGCACGCCGCCAGCGCGAGATCATCCGCTTCGAGGCGACCGGGCACACCGGCTCCTTCTCCGAGGGCGCCGGCATCGTGGCCGAGGGACGGGACATCACCACCGTTATCGCGCCCGACGCCGACGCCCGTCTGCTGGTGACCGCCTCGGAGGAGGCCCGTCTGGCACGTCGCGCCGGGGACCTGGAGGCCGGCGGCAAGCAGGTCGACGCCACCGCCCTGCGTGACCAGGTGGTGCGTCGCGACCGCGATGACGCCACGGTCTCCCAGTTCCTCACCGCACCCGAGGGCGTCACCCTGGTGGACACCTCGGAGATGACCCTGGAGCAATCCGTCGAACGGGTCCTGGACCTGGTGGAGGAGGCCGCCGACGCCGCCGCCCAGCGGGACGCTGAGGAGGACCTGCGGGCCCAGGCCATGCGTGCGGGCCTGGCCGACTACGAGCTCGATGAGGAGGACCTCGCCCTCCTGGAGGCCGACGGGGGCCTGCCCACCGGTGACAGCGTCGAGCCCGGGCTGCCGGTCCTGGCTGTCGTCGGCCGGCCCAACGTGGGCAAGTCGACTCTGGTCAACCGGGTCCTGGGCCGCCGCGAGGCCGTTGTCCAGGACACCCCCGGTGTCACCCGCGACCGGGTCTCCTACCCGGCGGAATGGGCCGGGCGCCGCTTCACCATCGTCGACACCGGCGGCTGGGAGGTGGACGTGGCCGGCCTCGACGCAGCCGTGGCCACCCAGGCCGAGATCGCCGTCGAGATGGCCGACGCCGTCCTGCTCGTCGTCGACGCCCAGGTCGGCATCACCGAGACCGACGCCCGCGTGGTGCGGATGCTGCGTCGCAGCGGCAAGCCGGTGGTCCTGGCCGCCAACAAGGTCGACTCCCCGGCCCAGGAGGGGGACGCCGCCGCTCTGTGGAACCTGGGGCTGGGCGAACCCTTCCCGGTCTCGGCCCTGCACGGCCGGGGCAGCGGCGAGGTCCTCGACGCCGTCATGGAGATCCTCCCGGAGGTCTCCGCCGTGGCCGCTGCGGCGCCCGAGGGGGACCTGCACCGCATCGCCCTCGTGGGGCGGCCCAACGTCGGCAAGTCCTCGCTGCTGAACTCCATCGCGGGCAGGGAGCGCGTCGTCGTCAACGAGACCGCGGGCACCACCCGTGACCCGGTCGACGAGATCATCGAGCTCGACGGGCGCCAGTGGGTCTTCGTCGACACCGCCGGAATCCGCCGGCGCGTCAAGCAGTCACGGGGCGCCGACTACTACGCGGTGCTGCGCACGCAGGGCGCCATCGACAATGCCGAGGTCGCCGTCGTCCTCCTGGACGCCTCCGAGCCGATCAGTGAGCAGGACGTGCGCGTCGTCCAGCAGGCCGTCGATGCCGGCCGCGCCCTAGTCCTGGTCAACAACAAGTGGGACCTGGTGGACGAGGAGCGTCAGAAGATGCTCCTGTGGGAGGTCGAGCACGACCTGGCCCACGTCTCCTGGGCCCCCCACATCAACCTGGCCGCCCGGACCGGCTGGCACACCAACCGGCTCGTGCGCGCTCTCGACGCCGCCCTGGAGGGCTGGACCACGCGCGTCCCGACGGGCCGGCTCAACGGCTTCCTGGGGCAGCTACAGTCCGCCACCCCGCACCCGGTGCGCGGCGGCAAGCAGCCCCGCATCCTCTTCGCCACCCAGGTTCAGGTGGCCCCGCCCCGGATCGTCATCTTCACCACCGGATTCCTCGACGCCGGATACCGGCGCTTCATCGAGCGCCGCCTGCGCGAGGAGTTCGGCTTCACCGGCACCCCCATCCAGATCGGGGTGCGCGTACGCGAGAAGCGCCAGCGGCGCTGA
- a CDS encoding VOC family protein, with amino-acid sequence MTTRNVSGATGQYTTDGTPHGFTSITPFLAIDGADRALRFYRDVFGARIVDSVEMEGSIVHAELDFGHGRLQIGEPSTLSGLVATPSAEPVCYSIGLYCPDVDATVDRATTAGATLLESPNTFVSGDRFASIRDPFGVRWSIMTRVEDLSEEESAARVAQWAKEQAASGD; translated from the coding sequence ATGACTACACGCAACGTTTCCGGGGCCACTGGACAGTACACGACTGATGGGACTCCGCACGGCTTCACCAGCATCACACCGTTTCTGGCCATTGACGGCGCCGACCGGGCGCTTCGGTTCTACCGTGACGTCTTCGGGGCGCGCATCGTGGACAGTGTGGAGATGGAGGGGTCGATCGTCCACGCGGAGCTCGACTTCGGTCACGGAAGGCTCCAGATCGGTGAGCCCTCCACCTTGTCCGGTCTGGTTGCGACTCCGTCGGCCGAGCCGGTCTGCTACTCGATCGGTCTGTACTGCCCGGATGTCGATGCCACCGTTGACCGGGCTACCACTGCCGGAGCGACCTTGCTGGAATCGCCTAACACCTTCGTGTCCGGGGACAGGTTCGCCTCCATCCGCGATCCCTTCGGCGTGCGGTGGTCGATCATGACCCGGGTCGAGGACCTGTCCGAGGAGGAGAGCGCGGCGCGTGTTGCCCAGTGGGCCAAGGAGCAGGCCGCTTCCGGCGACTGA